The following are encoded in a window of Magnolia sinica isolate HGM2019 chromosome 11, MsV1, whole genome shotgun sequence genomic DNA:
- the LOC131219605 gene encoding protein ARABIDILLO 1, whose protein sequence is MPSPSPAPPPPTHATDTLDLIRNHLLPLILLTTLSIKYFQGRWQLLRTKLTQLQSSLSSLYSSQNPLLQEHLLPNLLSTLQTIQSLSDQCLLPSLPCGKLLMQSNLDMASSSLSLHLHDLHLLLKSGVLLNPNSSAIVLSYPGPSSSKDDLGFFIRDLFTRLQIGSLEFKKKALDSLIQLLHDDDKNSVLVAKQGDVGYLIHLLDVNNQSSIREQAVAAVSVLASASESSRKIVFEEGGLGPLLRLLEIGSMPVKEKAAVAIEAITADPENAWAVSAYGGVPTLIDACRSGSPVMQMHASGAMRNVSVVEDVRVTMAEEGAIPVLVDLLISSGAVMQGNAAHCLWILASSGEEFRVCIVQEGGLQRLLQLVQEPPNPDTIEYALRAIYALLSSAPTAKALSSSTGFVSQLGELIKQGNVGLQQISASLICNLSLSDDRKRAISGCMATLVKMLELAKPVGMQDVAARALVSLLSVRSNRKDFVKEEKNVMRLVQMLDPKNEGVCKKYPISVVSALTAGGSGSCRKRLVAAGACQHLQVLADMDVAGAKKVLQRLAGSRLKNIFNRTWRE, encoded by the coding sequence ATGCCTTCTCCTTCACCAGCACCACCTCCTCCAACCCACGCCACTGACACCCTCGATCTCATCCGCAACCACCTCCTCCCACTCATCCTCCTTACTACTCTCTCCATTAAATACTTCCAAGGTAGGTGGCAGCTTCTCCGCACCAAGCTAACCCAGCTCCagtcctctctctcctccctttatTCCTCCCAAAACCCTCTCCTTCAAGAACATCTCCTCCCCAACCTTCTCTCCACCCTCCAAACCATCCAATCCCTTTCCGACCAATGCCTCCTCCCTTCCCTCCCCTGCGGCAAGCTCCTCATGCAGAGCAACCTCGACATGGcctcctcctccctctctctccacctccATGACCTCCATCTCCTCCTCAAGTCAGGCGTCCTCCTCAATCCCAACTCCTCCGCCATCGTCCTCTCCTACCCTGGCCCCTCCTCTTCCAAAGACGACTTGGGTTTCTTCATTAGAGACCTCTTCACCCGTCTCCAGATCGGCAGCCTCGAATTCAAGAAGAAGGCCCTTGATTCCCTCATCCAGCTCCTCCACGACGACGACAAGAACTCCGTCCTCGTTGCCAAACAAGGCGATGTCGGCTACTTAATTCATCTTCTCGATGTCAACAATCAGTCTTCGATCCGGGAACAAGCCGTCGCCGCAGTCTCAGTTCTTGCCTCCGCGTCCGAATCTTCAAGGAAGATTGTTTTTGAAGAAGGGGGTTTGGGTCCTCTGTTGCGTCTGCTCGAGATTGGTTCGATGCCTGTCAAGGAGAAGGCAGCAGTAGCGATTGAGGCGATTACTGCTGACCCAGAGAACGCTTGGGCAGTCTCCGCTTACGGCGGTGTCCCGACCCTGATAGATGCATGCCGATCAGGTTCACCGGTTATGCAGATGCATGCTTCTGGGGCGATGAGGAATGTCTCTGTGGTTGAAGATGTCAGGGTTACAATGGCAGAAGAGGGGGCAATTCCTGTTCTTGTTGATCTCTTGATTTCTAGTGGGGCTGTGATGCAGGGAAACGCAGCGCACTGCCTTTGGATCCTTGCATCTTCAGGAGAGGAATTTCGGGTTTGTATCGTGCAGGAAGGTGGGTTGCAGAGGCTTCTGCAATTGGTTCAAGAACCCCCAAATCCAGATACCATCGAGTATGCGCTGCGGGCAATCTACGCACTTTTGTCATCGGCCCCAACAGCAAAGGCCTTATCTTCTTCCACTGGATTTGTTTCTCAGCTCGGGGAGCTGATCAAGCAGGGAAATGTGGGTCTGCAGCAGATTTCAGCATCTTTGATCTGTAATCTATCATTGAGTGATGATCGCAAGCGGGCCATTTCCGGGTGCATGGCAACGCTTGTGAAGATGCTGGAATTGGCAAAACCGGTCGGGATGCAGGATGTCGCTGCCCGGGCATTGGTCTCCTTGCTGTCCGTCCGGTCAAATCGGAAGGATTTCGTGAAGGAGGAGAAGAATGTGATGAGATTGGTGCAGATGTTGGATCCGAAGAATGAAGGGGTGTGTAAGAAGTATCCAATTTCGGTTGTTTCCGCACTCACAGCTGGAGGTAGTGGAAGCTGCCGTAAGAGGCTGGTGGCTGCGGGAGCATGCCAGCATTTGCAGGTGCTTGCAGACATGGATGTTGCTGGAGCAAAGAAGGTGCTGCAGCGACTGGCCGGAAGCCGTCTCAAAAACATCTTCAACAGGACTTGGAGAGAGTAA